The genome window GAGTGCTTATTCAGGAGAGTATATACGGATCTGATCCGTTTCTGGATAATAAATGGTTTAATTTTGCTTATTTTTCACCTTCCCGTGGCGAACTGATTGACGGCTACTACTACTTTAAACTGGTTGTTGAAGGTATTTCAGGGAATGATGGTAATCTGTTTGATGTTGCCCTCAGTCTGCAGGATAAAAGGAATATTGCGCCTGAAGGATCTGATCTTCTGACATTCACGCCCACACTGCGCCTTCCCGGCAAAGGAATATTCGCCGAAATGAAATTCCTGGTGCCCGTTTATACTGATGAACTTATTATCAAAAACTTCGATCTGGCAGGCGGTAAAGTTGCTGTTGAAACACCTTTCCGTTCAAATCTGACTATAGTATCGTCAGGACAGGACCAGTGGGCTGAAAGTAATATGACTTTTGATCAGAGGGAAAAGGGGAAATACAGCGCACTGAAATTTGAAGGCGGAGGCGAAATTCCTAATGATGCAACTTTTCATATTGTTACCAAGGATAATGAGCCGGTACCTTTTATCCTGCCATTTGCTGTGCGCAAACCTAACAGACGTCCGATACCCGTTGAATTGATTAAAACACTATCCGACTGTTATACCGTGGTCTTTGATGGCTCGAAGTCAACTGATCCGGATGGTGAATCTTTATCGTTCTTTTGGGATTTCGGCGATGGGAAAACCGGACAGGGTACACGAATCGCGCATACATATGAGAAATTCGGAACGTATCAGGCTGAACTGATTGTATCTGATGCATCCGGTCAGGTGGGGAACAGTTCAATAAAGAATTTTACGGTTGTTCTTAACGTGCCTCCGGATGCTGAAGCTGGTAAGGATCGTATCATTGCTCCTAATGAGGTCATTCAGTTATCTGCCTCAGATTCAAAAGATGCCGATGGTCAGATAGTCCGTTATTTGTGGGAGTTCAGTGACGGTACTAAAGCCGAGGGTATGAATATCAGCAAGAGCTTCGTTAAGCCGGGTATATATGATGTTTTTCTGCGAATTGAAGATAATTCAGATTCCCCTTGTAATTTTGATACCGATCAGTTAAAAATCTGGGTAAATGCTCAGCCGGTTGTTGATGTCGGCAGTGATATTATTGCCGCGGTCAATCAGGAAATAACTCTGAACGGCAACAAAAGCACCGACTCTGATGGTGAGATAGCCCAATATACCTGGGATTTTGGTGACGGAAATAAAGGCAGCGGGCTGATTGTTAATCATAAATATGATAAGCCTGGTAAATATACTGTAACTCTGGTTGTGACGGATAATACCGAAGTTACTAATAATTCTGCTTCTGATAAACTTGTCGTTACAGTTAACGATCAGCCGGTTGCTGCAGCAGGACCTGATATAACCGTTGCGGCAGGAGAAGTAACGCAGTTTGACGGAGGTAAATCTGTTGACCGTGATGGTAAACTGATTGATTTTAACTGGACGTTCGGCGACGGGAATAAAGCAAACGGGCAGAAAGTGACCCACACCTATAAAGCACCGGGTAAATATCCTGTTATCCTTACGGTACGTGATAATTCTACATCAATTTCTGATTTGCATACAGATACACTGCTGGTAACGGTGAACTATCCCCCGGTATCAAAAGCCGGCCCCGATCAATACGTAACCAAAAGCCTCGTAAAACTTGATGGTACTGGTTCATCTGATGAGGATGGTACCATTACAGCATACTTGTGGAATTTTGGTGATAACACTACTTCATCCGAAGCTGCTCCGGAGAAAGTATATATAAAACCAGGTACGTATAAAGTTACACTGAAGGTAACTGATGATACAAAAGTTTCAAGTAATTCAACAACAGATGAACTTACCATAACCATAAATGCAAAACCTGTGGCTGATGCCGGCCCTGATAAAATTTCAGCACCAGGTGAATCTGTGAGTTTTGACGGAGGAGGATCAAAGGACTCCGATGGTTCAGTCGTACGCTATCTCTGGAATTTCGGTGATGGTAAATCAGCTGAGGGTAAAACTGTAACGCACGTTTTTGAGAAGAGCGGTACCTATCTGGTTTCGTTAAAAGTTTTTGACAATTCCGGGCATGAAGAAGCGTTCGATATGGACGAAGCGGTTATCACGGTGAATGCCCCTCCTGTGGTTATACCAGGACCGGATATCATTGCCGCGCCTCTGGATGTTATAACCTTTGATGCTGGCCGTTCATTCGACAGGGATGGTAAAATTCAATCTTATGAGTGGAGTTTTTCTGATACATCAGCTGTGTTTAAGGGGGCAATTGTAAAAAGAAGTTTCACTAAACCCGGTACATATAAAGCTGCACTCTCAGTTGTTGATGACGGAAAAGCGAACAATTCACGTCAGGAATCTTCACTGCGTGTTGTCATCAATTCAGAACCGATTTCAAAAGCCGGAACTGATCTGGTTACCTGTGATAATACCGTTCGCTTTGATGGTTCCGGTTCATCAGATCCTGATGGCAACCCATTACTCTATATCTGGGATTTTGGTGATGGTTCTCCTGCGGATACAGGTCTGATAGCATACCATACCTATCGGAAGCCGGGGACCTATCCTGTTATACTCACTGTTGATGATGGACTGAAACTGAAAAATTCTGTTCATTCCTCCGCGATGACAGTAGAAATAAATCAGGCACCCGTTGCTGAAGCCGGGCCTGATAAAGTTGTCTGTTCCGGTGAGATTGTTTTATTCGACGGCTCCGGCTCCTATGACCCGGATGGCGGTCTGCTTAAATACTTCTGGGATTTTGGCGATGGCACCACTGCTGAAGGTCAGAACCCGACGAAAATCTATAAAGATGCCGGAACCTATCAGATTACTCTCTCAGTGAAGGATGATTCAAATCTTCCGTGCAATACTGATATTGACCAGATGATTGTTACTGTTGCTGAAGCTCCGACGGCAGATGCAGGCACAGATCAGACTGTTTGCGCTAATACGATTGTCAACTTTGATGGTTCTAATTCAAAAGACTTTGATGGCGTGATTAATAATTTTGAATGGGATTTTGGTGATGGAACCACTGGAGGAGGAGCAAAACCTACTCATGTATATACTAAACCAGGTGTTTACCGTGTTCTGCTTACCGTTACCGGTGATAATGTCGGTGAATGCGACAATATGGGCAGAGATGAACTTATTGTGACAGTGCTGGCAGCTCCGGTTGCAAAAATGAAATTTGAAAAAATTGCAGCACTTAACGCTGCGGTTATTTTTGACGGATCACAGTCAACTACCGCGACCGGGAAAATCATTGAATATATTTGGGATTTCGGAGACGGAACAACCGCTTCAGGTATTAATGTTAGGAAGAGCTATAATAAATATGGCAAATTCTTTGTAAAACTTACCGTGAAAACTGATGCGAATTCAGGATGCGAATCAACCAGCGTGATTGATTATATTATAGTGAATAATCCTCCGGTGGCAGATGCAGGTGACCCCGTGCTGGCAGGAGTGAATGATATTGTGGTCTTCAACGGAAGCCGATCAAATGACGCTGATGGTTCCGTGGTCTTTCATCACTGGAATTTTGCCGATGGTGATACTGCAACTGGCCTGCAGGTCAGACATCAGTTCAGAACCGGGGGTACTTATATCGTAAAATTGACGGTTAAGGATAATACGAGTTTATCAAATAATACCAGCCAGGATACCCTTCTTGTGGTTATTAACGAAGCACCTGTCCCGGTTATTGATATACCAGAATGGGGAGGAGTAAATAAGGAACTACTTTTCAAGGCTGACCGTTCGTTTGATAAAGATGGTTCGATTTCCTCATATCTGT of Ignavibacteriales bacterium contains these proteins:
- a CDS encoding PKD domain-containing protein encodes the protein MIFSFRSHAVTLSFFFLFLTGITLSQENIFLVTYGPNAPTREGDDDFKQILFLKIPSSLKDSVYLRIFDADIGGGLDSPFDKFDTQTRFALYGGAGVYSDRTIREQSTSPVSLNNGVLIQESIYGSDPFLDNKWFNFAYFSPSRGELIDGYYYFKLVVEGISGNDGNLFDVALSLQDKRNIAPEGSDLLTFTPTLRLPGKGIFAEMKFLVPVYTDELIIKNFDLAGGKVAVETPFRSNLTIVSSGQDQWAESNMTFDQREKGKYSALKFEGGGEIPNDATFHIVTKDNEPVPFILPFAVRKPNRRPIPVELIKTLSDCYTVVFDGSKSTDPDGESLSFFWDFGDGKTGQGTRIAHTYEKFGTYQAELIVSDASGQVGNSSIKNFTVVLNVPPDAEAGKDRIIAPNEVIQLSASDSKDADGQIVRYLWEFSDGTKAEGMNISKSFVKPGIYDVFLRIEDNSDSPCNFDTDQLKIWVNAQPVVDVGSDIIAAVNQEITLNGNKSTDSDGEIAQYTWDFGDGNKGSGLIVNHKYDKPGKYTVTLVVTDNTEVTNNSASDKLVVTVNDQPVAAAGPDITVAAGEVTQFDGGKSVDRDGKLIDFNWTFGDGNKANGQKVTHTYKAPGKYPVILTVRDNSTSISDLHTDTLLVTVNYPPVSKAGPDQYVTKSLVKLDGTGSSDEDGTITAYLWNFGDNTTSSEAAPEKVYIKPGTYKVTLKVTDDTKVSSNSTTDELTITINAKPVADAGPDKISAPGESVSFDGGGSKDSDGSVVRYLWNFGDGKSAEGKTVTHVFEKSGTYLVSLKVFDNSGHEEAFDMDEAVITVNAPPVVIPGPDIIAAPLDVITFDAGRSFDRDGKIQSYEWSFSDTSAVFKGAIVKRSFTKPGTYKAALSVVDDGKANNSRQESSLRVVINSEPISKAGTDLVTCDNTVRFDGSGSSDPDGNPLLYIWDFGDGSPADTGLIAYHTYRKPGTYPVILTVDDGLKLKNSVHSSAMTVEINQAPVAEAGPDKVVCSGEIVLFDGSGSYDPDGGLLKYFWDFGDGTTAEGQNPTKIYKDAGTYQITLSVKDDSNLPCNTDIDQMIVTVAEAPTADAGTDQTVCANTIVNFDGSNSKDFDGVINNFEWDFGDGTTGGGAKPTHVYTKPGVYRVLLTVTGDNVGECDNMGRDELIVTVLAAPVAKMKFEKIAALNAAVIFDGSQSTTATGKIIEYIWDFGDGTTASGINVRKSYNKYGKFFVKLTVKTDANSGCESTSVIDYIIVNNPPVADAGDPVLAGVNDIVVFNGSRSNDADGSVVFHHWNFADGDTATGLQVRHQFRTGGTYIVKLTVKDNTSLSNNTSQDTLLVVINEAPVPVIDIPEWGGVNKELLFKADRSFDKDGSISSYLWNFGNGNTGNGASVTPVYTKPGSYEVTLTVKDNRDLSNSSKTVSRIIRINHPPFSYAGPDMVVCPDEKITFDGSGSFDQDGTIQKYVWDFGNGSTAEGEKVQYAFNKSGTYTVKLTVHDNSGLPEGRVTDELIVHVNASPIADAGEYTTVYTGGAHDAVMFDGRKSKDPDGGTLQYHWDFGDGNSAVGAVVSHYFSKPGQFKVKLTVKDGSGKVCGESSDERLLNVIKR